The genome window AGGTTCCACTTGAGTATGCGTCACTTGGGCTTAAAACATTAGGTGATACGCATAACAATCAGGCGTTGTTACCGGAGTGGGGTGTTAGTCAGGTCCAAGCAAAGCAGAGCACTCAGCGCCAAGTTATACGAAACCAAGCAACATTTACGATTGTTCCTCCTGGTACCAAGCTTGAATATGTGATAGGTACTGCCTCTGAGCAAGAAGGGCTTGATAAACGTTTAGGTGGTGGTGTTCAGATGAGGATGAAAGAAATTCCCAAGGGCGCTCTCGCGATAACTGTTGATATAAAGCTTGAGGAAGGTACGAGAGGCGATGTGAGCAGGGAAGATAAGAAAATAAAATTTGATGAGACGTATGCTGAAGCGATGAAGGCTCTGCAAAAGCACTATGACGATAATGGTTTGGGCAAAATTCCTCAAGAGCTTGAGGAAATAGATAAAAGGTTATACACAACGGCGTTAAGTATTGAAGCTGCAAATGAGCTCATGGATGAGTTCAAAAGTTTGAGTCCAGAAAAGCAAAAAACAATGGAAACGCAGTTTAAAAAGTATATGGGGCAGTTTGATATCGAGCGTTATGTTAATGAGAAGTTTCCAGGCGCTGAAATTAGGGAAACCTCGCCAGATGGTGCTGTCAAACAAATTAAAGAGAAAATGCTCAAAGTTATGGAAAAAGAGATAGCAAAAGAGGTTGCTGGAAAAGAAAAACAGATAAAAGACCTAGAAGAAGAAAACGATAAGCTTGCAGCAAAACTTGATCAAGCAGAAGCCGAACGTGATAGACAGGCAGCACTTGTAAAAGACTTAAAGGTGGAAGTTGAGGACCTAAAGGGCATAGGCAAAGTTATTGATGATCAGAAAAAGCGAAAAGTTACGTCTGGCATTAAAACGTTTGAAGAAAAGAAAATTTCTGATGGAGGTTTGCAAAGAAAGCGTATGGGGCAAGATTTTGAAAAGCCTTCAATGAAGGCAAAGCCTGAAATGGGCTTGCCAGAACGGGATATGTTGCCTAAGTCAGTGGCGCCAGATGATGTGTCGCGAGCTGTTCGTGCAGCAGCGGCTGCGTAAATAGTTTTGAAGCTATTGTCGGAGGATGCAAAGCTTCTTGAATAAAATAGTTTTAAGTGTTTTGTAAAAATAACTGTTGAACAGGGTAGCAGATGCTGCCCTGTTTTGCTGTGTTCATTTGCCGTTGCACAATGCCAGAAACTGAGCTACACTGCCCTTTATGCTTCAGTTTTAATTTCAAGTTATAATAAAAAAAGGGACGCTATGGCAAGAGCTGCAGATTTTTTAATGGGGGTTGTTTTGATGGTTGCGGTCAGCGCAAGTATGTTTGCAGGTGAGCAGGGGGTGATGTCTGAGCAGTCCAAAAACCTTTTGCAAGAGCTTGAGTTTGTGTTTGATAAGACCAAAAAGCCGCTTGAGCAAGGTCATGACTTTATGCTCAAACTTTATGGGCTGCTGTGTCGAGTAGTTACGCAAAAAGAGTCAGATTTGCTTAATTATCTGTTACGGGAATATGGCTATGCTGAATTTGGCGCTAGTAGTGATAATCCGTTTGCGGTAAGTTTTTTGTACACTGCTCCAGGTGGCGCTGATGCTTCAACTATCCCTGTTGTTATTGAAGGTGAGATGAATTGTTCTCAATTAGCACAGGTTATTGATAAAACATCACCGCTGCATTATGCGGCGCGTGGAGGTTTGCGTGAAGTGGTTGAGCAGCTTGTTGGAGCTGGTGCGCAGATTAATAATACCTGCGGTGCGCATAGTATGACGCCTTTGCATGAAGTTGCTAGAGGATGCAGATGTGAGAAAAAGAAGGCGGCTGAGTGTGGCCATGTCCAGGTGGTAAGGTTTTTAATTGAGCAAGATGCGGATAAAACAATAGTAGATAAATCGGAGCGTAAGTGTACGGCTTGTGCCTATGCTGTGAAGAATGGAAATCGATATATGATGCTTTTGTTGAATCCTTTAGTGTGTAACGCGGGCCAGGCCAAAGTTGCCCATTTGAGCTGCAAGGCTCAAGCGGCGAGTAAATTGTCCCGCGATCCTAGCGCAGATGGTTACTAGTGATTCTTGATTTTTTCTACAGTATGAACAAAAGAATGATTTTGGGCACATTGCTTGTGTTTTTTTTAGGCAACATGCTCTCAGCTTATATTGGCCCCATCCACGGCGCAAGCTTGGCTTTGCGTTGGGTTGAAAAAAACAGGCCTGATTTTGATGTACTCGAAAAACGAGATGTAATTATTGGTTTGCTGTATGTTAATGCATTGCATGTATTGGACCAATCCAAAGAGCAGATTGTAAAGAACCACCAAGAGTTTAGCAAGCTTGACTTAGCTGCAATTCAGGATCCATTTTTATTGGGTATGGGGCTGAACTTTAAATTTTCAGATGCGCGTGAAAGGTTGTTACGCTATCGCTTTCCAAGTGGCCATATATATGGATCAATATTTAAGGAATTTAATATTCCGAATGGGTATAGTGATGACGAAGATAACAAAAAACCGTGTTCGGCAGCATCTCTTTTTTTAAGTGTATTTGACGATTTACAAGTGTCCAAAATGTCTAAACACAAATTAAAAGAGATATTCAATTATGACAAGAACCCAGCAAATGTGTTGGGAAAAAACTCTTCACGATGTAATTATATTCAGCTGGAGTCAGATTTTGGAATTTTTTTTCTTGATCAAAGTAAGCATTTGTTTATCGCCGAACCACTAAATATACTTGCGGCAGCATTTGGTTTTTTGCTCAAGCTTAGTGATGAAGAAAAAAATGCACTGCTTACGGTTAAAGTCTGTGGGGCAAGGACGTGTGAAGAGAGTATGCGGGGGGTCTTGTGCTACATTAATTCGCTTGTATCCACACAAGAGCATGCGGCTTTTCTTGATCGCATGATATGTGAGCAATTTTCTTTGTAGGCTGGTGAGTTGTGCTACCTTGGTGAGGGGTGATATACAGGATTGTCGGATTCCCGGGCAATATTTTTGTTTGATTGACTTGGTATTTATTTTTGTACTACAGTTTTGCATAAAGGGAATATTTTTCATATAAATGAGTAGCACGCTGTTATAAAGTTTTTGAGAAAGGAGTTGGGAATGCAAGCTTGTTTTAAAAAGCGCTGCAGCCTTGTCTTATTGATATTGTTCAGTTTTGTTTCTTACGCTCATGATGCATATTTAATGGGTGTGCAGCAAGTCCCCGAGCCAATGGCCGTTGAGGAAGAGGAAGATCTTTTTCCTGAGTCCGAGGCAAAGGCTATTATGGACGACATCAAAAAAAATCTAAAGCCACGTGTTTTTGATTTACTTGTTTTTAATGAATGGTTTACCAAAGAAGAGTTTGCGCAGAGTTTTCAGGAGGCAAAAAAAGCGCTTGATGAATTTGAGCAACGTCATAGAAAATATTTATCCGGAGTGCAGGTTCCAGATGCTACGTTAGCAGCAATGGGTATGGGGGCTCCCGTAGCACCAATGCCTAAGCCTGGGCTAAAAACTCAACCTGCGCCATTTGTTGATTTGGGGGCACAGGTTCCTGCGTCGCCAGCGCCGGTGCCA of Campylobacterota bacterium contains these proteins:
- a CDS encoding ankyrin repeat domain-containing protein, translated to MARAADFLMGVVLMVAVSASMFAGEQGVMSEQSKNLLQELEFVFDKTKKPLEQGHDFMLKLYGLLCRVVTQKESDLLNYLLREYGYAEFGASSDNPFAVSFLYTAPGGADASTIPVVIEGEMNCSQLAQVIDKTSPLHYAARGGLREVVEQLVGAGAQINNTCGAHSMTPLHEVARGCRCEKKKAAECGHVQVVRFLIEQDADKTIVDKSERKCTACAYAVKNGNRYMMLLLNPLVCNAGQAKVAHLSCKAQAASKLSRDPSADGY